GGGCACCTGATAATCACCTGCAGGATATTTTTTGGTATAAGAGCCCGGAATCACGACGGATCTTGGTGGTACAAAGCCTTGATACTTAACGGCTTGTTCTTTAGTTACATCCAAAATATGTGTTGAACCCGTAATCACCACATTAGCACCTAAAACAGCTTCCCGACCAATTATGGCTCCTTCTACGATGATGCAGCGGGATCCAATGAAAGCATTGTCTTCGATAATATTTGGTTGTGCCTGCGGAGGTTCAAGAACTCCGCCTATGCCTACGCCTCCTGCCAAATGAACATTTCGTCCGATTTGTGCACAAGAGCCGACAGTTGCCCAGGTGTCTACCATTGTACCTGAGCCTACCCATGCCCCGATGTTCACATAACTTGGCATGAGGATCGCGCCCGGTTCAATATACGATCCGTAACGAGCAATGGCATGTGGAACAGCCCTGATACCCAATTGGCCAAAATTGGTTTTTGTGGGTATTTTATCAAAAAATTCGAGGTCTCCAGCTTTAATGATCCGATTCTCGCTAATGGGGAAAAAAAGCAATATCGCTTTCTTAATCCATTCATTGACGCGCCATTTATCTTCACCGGGTTCGGCAACCCTAATCCTCCCACTATCCAATAAGGATATAACTTCCTGGATATGCTCCTTTATTTCTTTCTCATTCAACAAACTGCGGTCATCCCATGCAGCTTCAACGCTCTTTTTTAAATGTTCCATCTTAAAATGTATATGAAAATGCAAGTATAGTGGAAATAATGCCAACAATATAACCAATATATATTTCATCTCTGGTATGAGCCTTCAAATAAAGTCTGCAACTTCCAATCCATGCAGCAAGCAGCACAGAAATCATCAAAAGCTCATGAATATGAAAAGAAGATACGCCTTCTCTGTAAAATCGGAAATAGAAAATTGAATCCTCCGGAAAATGAAAGCGGACCATCCACCACAAGCAGCAGAAAGATGCCCATGAAGCAGTGTGTAAACTCAATTTCAGTTTCGTGTTGATCACAAATGCAAAGAAAATACAGATAATGGCACTCAACACAAAAGCCGTCATTAATTTAGGTATATTTTCCTGGGATTTCAGGTTGATCCACAGCCATAAATTAAATATCGCACATATAATCAAGGGTATAAACCGATCAAAACGATCAGTCATACTAAATGATTTTAACAATCCGGTCCATTTCATAAGTCCAATTGCAATGGAAGGGATGAAGACCGTATAGATAAAAGTGAGTACTACCAAAATAGACTGCTCAGACCAAACCAAAACACCAAATAGATGTGGTTTCAGACATAGCAATAAAAACAAAGCATAAAAGAGTAGAAAAATAGGATGAAAAATATAGGAACTAAACAAGGCCAGTGGCCTTAGGATGGATTGCATTTGCATGGTTGGCCAAAGGTAAGTAATTCAATGATTCCTATGGATAAGTGGCCTCAAATCAGGAGATATTATTTACCGAAAATCAAAAGTTCCATAAAACTCCTTATCATCAAACGATTTGATTTGACTTCCCCTTTCAAATTATCATCGAAGCCTTTTGCCAACGCAACTTTTTTCATTTTATCAAATGTTTCCATTCGCAATTTAAAAATGGGAAAAGATGGAGGACAGATGATAGATTAAGGAGTATGGAGTCCCGACATGAAAATCTTATTCCCTAAAAAGGTGATGATGATGTCGGGAGGAGTATATATGATGGAGCTTAGATCGAACATGTGTATCAGACGGATTGGCTATAAACGGTATATTGCTGAATATTTGATAGATCTCAATTTTACTGATACTAACTAACGTTCGTCCGTTCATAATATAAATTGGAAAAGCTACTTTACAATAATATAGCCAAATTGCTCAAAACCAAAGTGTAAAATCCAATCAACTGAAAACTGATTACTGATTACTGTAAACTTTCCTGATTTTTCCCATTCTGATATAAACCGGAAACCTCACTTCGCAATTTTCCTGATCCGGCCAGATTTTTTCTAGTTGCGTTTTAAATGCCGGCAATGGAGAATGTCCAATGTATTTTTCATACTTATGAAGTGCAGACCAGGAGCTTAAATAACCTAAAAAACGATCGCGATTCCAGGTATCTCGGATTTCAAAAACAGGACAGTCAATTTCTTCGAATGGAAAAGGGATCGATGTGAGTTTCTCTTCTATAAGTTTTCTGGCAGGATCCCAATATGGGCCTAATGTGTTTTCATAAAGCCCATATAATAATTTATCTATTTCTTCATTGATGCAAATATTTTCATAAACCCACACAGCGAGAATGCCATTTGGTTTAAGCACACGAGAAACCTGATGATAAAACTTATTAAAATCAAACCAATGTATGGCCTGAGCCACTGTGATAAGGTCACAAGACTGCGTTGCCAAAGAACTTGATTCTGCAGATTCGCATAAGTACTGCACATTTTCAAAAGATGGTGCCCGTTGTAGTTGCTGTGCACTTAAGTCCGTTGCAATAACCTTACTAAATTTCTCGCCTAATTTTCGGGCCACCTGCCCATTACCTGTTGCACAATCCCAGGCGAGTTCAAAATTCTTACATTTACTGTAAACCCATTCATACAACTCTTTAGGATAAAGTGGCCGATGTTGAGCATAACTTTCGGAAGTTTGACTGAACAAATCTTTTGGACTCATTGATAATTACTCATATTGTTTACTTCAGAGAATTTTTTTTCTCTTAAACCAGAAATATATGATAAGGCTCACGAGCGCCATAATTGCCAGACTATAATAATATCCCATGGACCAGTTTAATTCAGGCATATGTTTAAAATTCATTCCATAAACACCTACTATAAATGTGAGTGGTAAAAAGAATGCAGAAAAAATCGTCAGTAATTTCATGACATCATTACTACGCTGTGTCGTAATCGACAAATACATATTTAATAAATTATGCGAATCATCAATAATCTCATCATAATTAAGTATAGAATTTGTGAGTGTATCTTTAATATCCTGAAATCTGGTTTGATATTCCTGATGAATTTCCAACTGTTGAAAAACATTTTGCGTTAAAAGCAATAATTTTCTTCCAATCCGGGCCCGAATTTTTTGAAAATAAAGATCTTCCAATGAGATGTGCGCTGATTTTTTCAAGAATAATGTTCTTTCAAACTGATCGATGCGTTCGGCTTGATTTTTGATTGGTGCATTAAAGGAATGAACCATTTCTATTGCAATATCCAAAAACAATTCCTGTGGATCTTCATAATTGGATTTATCAAATTGCAAAAAAGGAAATTCCTTGCGGTGTATGGTAATCAGCTGATTTTCCTTTAGAAAGAAAGCAATTTTGTTTGAAATTTCACTGTGTTTTGTGACCCGGTCACCTGCCAAAGCTGTAAATGAGCGAAGGATAATAAAAGTATACCCCTCGAGTTTTTCAAGCTTTGGAAGATGCCCATGTTGTAAACTATCATTCACCAGATTAAGGTCAAGCCCGTACTGTGATGCAAGATCTTTTAACTCTGTTTTACTTGGGTTCGCCAAATCAATCCACACAAAGGATTGAAACTGTTTTTCTTTTTTAAAAAATGTCATGTACTCCTTATCGCCTTAGATTCAAAATTAATGAAAACTATTAAACCAGATGGATAAAATTATTTAAAACAAGATCATTCTATACAAACGGGATGATCATAAGTATCATTTGGCACGGCGTTATATTATTTGAATCACCATAGATTTCGTTCCAACAAATTTCAGGAATTTCAGAGCGATTTATAAAGTATCAACAGTTAATAAATGCCCAAACTAAATTGCAAAAAATACAGTTGCCTTAAAATATACGAAAAAATCCTAAAGTTCAAACTCAAAAGGACTTATAACGCAATCTTAGGCTATTCAAAACTACACTTACACTGCTAAATGCCATTGCCATACCTGCCATCATTGGATTCATCCAAATTCCCCAAATTGGATATAACAAACCTGCTGCAATAGGTATCCCAATAATATTATAAAAAAAAGCCCAAAATAAATTTTGACGAATGGTCTGTAAAGTTGCCTTCGAAATCCCAATGGCCATTGGAAGTTTAGTGACTTCTGAAGAAACGATCACGATATCAGATGTTTCCTTTGCAATATCTGAACCCAGGCCCATTGCTATACTAACATTTGCCTGTGCAAGGGCAGGACTATCGTTGATACCATCACCAACCATGGCAACTTTATGTTTTTCTGATTGTAGCTTTTTCACAAATTCCAATTTGTCTGCCGGACTTTGCTCTCCTTTCCAACGATCGATACCTGCTATTTTTGCAATACTTTCAGCAACAGATTTCCGGTCACCGCTAAGCATCCAAATAGAAAGA
The sequence above is a segment of the Saprospiraceae bacterium genome. Coding sequences within it:
- a CDS encoding 2,3,4,5-tetrahydropyridine-2,6-dicarboxylate N-succinyltransferase — its product is MEHLKKSVEAAWDDRSLLNEKEIKEHIQEVISLLDSGRIRVAEPGEDKWRVNEWIKKAILLFFPISENRIIKAGDLEFFDKIPTKTNFGQLGIRAVPHAIARYGSYIEPGAILMPSYVNIGAWVGSGTMVDTWATVGSCAQIGRNVHLAGGVGIGGVLEPPQAQPNIIEDNAFIGSRCIIVEGAIIGREAVLGANVVITGSTHILDVTKEQAVKYQGFVPPRSVVIPGSYTKKYPAGDYQVPCALIIGERKESTDKKVSLNDALREYNISA
- a CDS encoding class I SAM-dependent methyltransferase codes for the protein MSPKDLFSQTSESYAQHRPLYPKELYEWVYSKCKNFELAWDCATGNGQVARKLGEKFSKVIATDLSAQQLQRAPSFENVQYLCESAESSSLATQSCDLITVAQAIHWFDFNKFYHQVSRVLKPNGILAVWVYENICINEEIDKLLYGLYENTLGPYWDPARKLIEEKLTSIPFPFEEIDCPVFEIRDTWNRDRFLGYLSSWSALHKYEKYIGHSPLPAFKTQLEKIWPDQENCEVRFPVYIRMGKIRKVYSNQ